The genomic window GCAATAGCTTTTCTTATGAATTTTCATCACAACATGTATATTATGCATAATGTAcacaaaaactaaaaaataaataaataaaaaggaacgNNNNNNNNNNNNNNNNNNNNNNNNNNNNNNNNNNNNNNNNNNNNNNNNNNNNNNNNtttatttttaaaaattataaaatttaataaatctaACTAAATTATCGCCTCATAATTATTATCTATCAATTTtacgtaaaaataaaaataagataaaaattcaGGTGGGGTTGATATCTGAGAAcagttagatgaaaatttagttaaatcaatcaactttacgtgaaattcactgcacctgaatttccacCTAAAAATAATTACACGTAAATTTTCACCGTATGTTAATGTTTTTATCAAGTAGaccaaaaccataaaaaaaagaaagaaaagtccAACTTTTCTTAGCAATACCAACAATCTCAAATTGCAAACCATCAAAATTCTTTATGAACCCAACAAATATACACATAGTTACAAGTTCAACAACCCACAACTCAGCCACATAAACTACCCTATTAatctaaataaaagtaaaactaaaaaccCAAAAGAGAAGAAACTAACAAAGGGGATATAGTAATATCAATTCACATCTTTCTTCCGTTTTTTTGGGGAAATTCTTGCATGTTTTTCGAAATATTTCAAAATAATTTACAATTTTTAACCAAAGTTCTTATTTTAAATAATTGAAAATTTTCTCTTCTATAATCTGTTCCAAAAAAACATGCAAGAATTTTCTAAACTACTCACCCTTAGCCAGTGCCGGAATATCCCATCTCCGGTGCCGGAAAAGGGGGAAAAAGTACAACACCACCAACAACAAGACGATCATATTGAATTGAAACGAAGAAACAAGTTTATCTAATTATTATCTCTACCTTGACCGTTGACCCTTCTTGTTATTAAGTGGCTTTGACCGTTGACCcttcttattattattgttcTTCNNNNNNNNNNNNNNNNNNNNNNNNNNNNNNNNNNNNNAACCGCCACAGAATCCGCAGCCAGATAACTTGGGAGACGGAGGGTCTACCGCCGCCGGCTCTTGTTTTCTGGTGCGAAATCCAGCAGAGTTGGTTTTGATGGATAAGGCATGGTCTTTTTGATTATGATCTTGATCTTGTTCTTGTTTGTTGATTTTGTTCAATTCACCAGATACGAGCTTATCATCCCAAACAAGACCAGAAGAGCCTTGTCTTCTGAAAGATACTGCGGATCTTTGAAGGCCACCCATGTCcatgatctctctctctctctctctctctctcgatgTTTCTGGTGTGTTGTTGTAGGATTTGAGGAATGAATAATGAAGGTTATGATTTGTATgactttgatatatatatatagggaaggAATTTAATGAAGAGAAAAAGATAAGAGTTTctatctctttggattttcttttaattattatttttgtttttttagttaattaattaattaagactaATAATGATAGGAGCATGttaaattttatctttatgtatttTTAAGTTAAtgtattatttaaattttgttatggTTATTGTGGAATACATTTAAGATTGTAGCaaacttttaaatcaaattaattaaatacGGTCAGAGAGTATTAATTCTTAGACAAAAACCTAAAACAGTTCTGACAATTAATTCAAAAGATAACGAGatctttgacaaaaaaaaatttaattcgacCCTGATAATTAACTCGAAAGGACGAAATTTTTGTGCAAAAAAAattcaatgttattttttttagtacAGGACTAAtcagtcaaaaaaaaaaaaaattagaagtcGGATTGAGTGTTTTTTTCTTGGAGTTTCGTTATGCTTTCGAAATAATTGTcagatattttattaaaattataaagAAGTATTAATTTGTTTGCTCTCGTTCTCTTGTATAATCTTTTTTTCCCTTCTGTTTTTGTTATTTTTGCGTATAATTAGTTTatcaaattttgataaatattaattatgtgactaactaaatatttttaaaattaaatattaaaaatgaagGGGAGTTTTCAAATActcattttaataatattttaataatatataaaacacACACAAACAAACTTAAttttcaattatatatattaagataataaaatatttaaatttttgacgTTATTTAACTAGATAAGTGAATTAACTCAAACCATATAAGTTAATTGTTGGTCACTAAGTAGTAACTAGTTTCagatatgtatttttattttattttatttttttatggtcATAGTATTTTAAAatgtttaaatataattttaacatGTGTAaccgaaaaagaaaaaattcaacGACAGTCAATAATTATATATGGATTTGTTTTTGTGAAAGTTGGTCTGGCAATATGTACTCTATTCGTAGGTATCCAATTCGATCCCACCTGttcgggtagggttgccaactTGATTCGcagtgggtagggtagggttctcgtgcgggtcggatagggtgcgggttgagctTCAACCCTACCCGATCAAtccgcactctatatatgtttatattatatacttatataaaaatatgttttaagtggatattgaatcaaagacctctcactaaatgtaAAAGATCCTTAGCCAccaaaagaaaatcattaattgataatttaatatttttttacataaaaatcagttctattttaaattatcataaagttatataataatgttgtatattttttgtaactcgcgggtagggtcgggtacccgcgggttaagaGTTGGTAGGATTAGGGTTGGGATATTCTCAACTTGCGAGTAGGGTAgagttgagtttatataaaaatctcaacccgcgggtagagttagggttggatccaaaccctaccctactctACCCATTGCCACTCCTAAGTTGGTCGTGTATAACTCATTTGCcagtaaataataataaaaaaaataagaggtGGATACGtcgttagtaaataaataatatactTTATAAATTGCAATGTCTTAAATAAATGTTTTACTTCTTTTTTATATCTGGAATAAAGTGGAATGAAGTATCAGCAGTTATATCtttaaataaataattcattTTAATAGAAAATAATGACATATCGAATGTTATAATATTTCTTTTGATGCCCGTTATTAATAACTAGTTTATATCGTATATAGCCGAATTATAACATTTAAACGAATAataattctcttttaatttttttacacTTTATTAATATTCAGTGCTCGTAAATAGCctactaaaattattatttttattagccATTAAAAAATGCTCATTTTTCGTATAGTGTATGTCCTAATATATAACAGCAGAGAAAGAAGCTCCTATTATTATATGGTCTATCGAGTTGagtaaaaccaaaaatattattattattaattttgtttttaatccaAAAAGGAGCAATATAGAGTGTGATTGAAGTTTTAATCAACCCATAATTAATAATATACCTGGACCACCATGCTGACCTAGTTTTGTTCATAATTTACACACTCCCAACCGTTCTCAATCATGTCTTTGAGCAtttgaaattttcttttcaacatatttatatatattttttatgaaaatatatttatataaattgatGTGAGAGAATGCAATGTGTAACATTAGTGTGTAGCCCATTATTCAACATTAATTAGATTGCGTAGCTATGACACACAAGCAAACCCTTTTAGAAATAGAACATCACATGCATAAAAataatagagtaaagtatcgtttttgggtaagttttatttgtatttttaacgtTTAAATTATCTTATTTGTATCTTTAACATTTATAAAAGTGACTCAatattatcctactatcaattatactaacaaatcagattatatttttcaattattctcacttgaatgtattcattctcaattaagtctcacttgaatgtgttcgattttaatattataccatctatttgtgtttaaattcaattatgtccctagaaaagtgaattatgtaaatgttgtaggaattagtttcaacatttgatgagctattttttggagtagatcatcaattctatcccagacatttgtattctaacttcaaaaagagatttttaaaactcaaactaaagcgctcatgatgtgtaattgacagcaggataacattgaatcacttttataaaagttagaaataaaaataggacgatttaaacgttagggacacaaataggattcaCCCCAAATgtagggacaaaaacaatactttactcaaaataataataacaatgagAGTGATTTATTTAAGCTTGTTAGCATAAGCCGGCACGtaaatagaatttttatttttaatccaaCTAATTATCAATTATATGTCATATAATTAAATAATGGGTGGACATTTGGAAGATAAGTTCAGAATTCTCCAAACAGTGATAGATTGATTATCGAAGATGATGGCCAAATTTGAGCCCCAAAACATGGGGTATCTGCACTAATTATAGGTATGTTGTAAGCATTAATAATTAAGAGAATGATGTTTAAACTTTAAAGCATATTTTATTTTGATGTAGTTTTATGATTCCAACCAGCTTAATAATTGGTCAGACTGAAAAATTCCTAACTTAATATTAGAATCAATCCACTTATAATTTTCATTTTAGATTTTAGACCAGGTTTGGTCAAATTTGGTGCCAAAATAAAAGGGTCAATCTCAACCATTTAATTTTGACAagtcatatacatatatatatcgaTAAGTTCTAAGAAAGATTAAAAACACTTATCTATGGCAATCAACAAATAATATCTACTTATCTGGGAAAAAAATGAACGCCTTTGGAAATAATAATTAAATGCTGCACAAGAGAATGTGATGGTACACTTAAAAGAAAACATGCCTTTGGAAATAATAATTAAATGGGATGTTGCCTatgatatttttcttttaaaaatatataaatttttataaagcATGTGGAATTGTCTTATTGGTGTGAAGAATATTTATTTAACCACCTTCTTGTCAAAAAATTCTTCTTTCCTGCTTGGTGTAATGATAAGTTATCATCTTATTGACCAGATTGGTCGTAGGAAAAAATATTGGtagataattattaaattatgcATATTTAATcacaattttaattattataaaaatagaataaaatagaaTATNNNNNNNNNNNNNNNNNNNNNNNNNNNNNNNNNNNNNNNNNNNNNNNNNNNNNNNNNNNNNNNNNNNNNNNNNNNNNNNNNNNNNNNNNNNNNNNNNNNNNNNNNNNNNNNNNNNNNNNNNNNNNNNNNNNNNNNNNNNNNNNNNNNNNNNNNNNNNNNNNNNNNNNNNNNNNNNNTAATTATGAAATAAACTTAAATAAGTCATATTTAATaagaattttttattataaattaaaaaaaatattttttaataaaaatatgatttaTTCTTATGTACTCTTGTGTACTCCTATGTACTCTGGAAACGATGATAATAATTGTAATTGTTTATTGTGAAGTTTAAAAAATTGAGATAGttatttttttagaattaaaaaaaaagtttgccATGATGAAGTAAAAAAATTTGTCGGGAGTGCGATAAACTTACtttgaacaaaaaaaattgtatttgaaaaattaaaattaaaaaaataagattttaaaaaataataatttttttatatttagatTCTTGTTGGGCTATAACCATTGCTGGTGTTATAGAGGCACGTTTTAATCTAAAAGATAAAtacaataaagaagaagaaatcgCGATTTCTCCACAAGATCTCATTGACAACTTTTTTGATGATTTCTCCACAAGATCTCATGGACAAAGAATATAAGAAAATAAAGGAAGTTCCATATCCCGAACTAGTCTGTAAATTTTATATTTCTAAACTTAATGAAATGTGGCTTTTGGAGCGAATACTCATGATGCTTCGTTTTGGACGTGAGAAAATGGCTgtgtaactaaaaaaaaaatgtcAATTTGTNNNNNNNNNNNNNNNGACACAACTTTATTTAAAATTCTCTAATCTTTTTGTGACAATTTGGGCATTAGTTTTGCCCAGATAATTAAACTAACTAATTATTTTTCGTTAGTTTATAAATGAGTGGATATAAAAATCTCTCAATAAATTCAATCTAATTTCTCATCTTATATGTTTTAATTAAAGGTAATCACGATGAAACAAGAATATAATTTTTGCCATACAAATGAACATATCTCTAAAATTCCACTAGGAatgaagaacataaaaaaaaaaaggacagtttagattaatttttttttaaagtaaagaGCTGAATACAATATGATAGAACATCAAAAATAattcaacaaaaattaaaagcataaataaatatattaaaaaaattaaatttttagtcATCtctgatattattattaataaccaTAAGAGTCAANNNNNNNNNNNNNNNNNNNNNNNNNNNNNNNNNNNNNNNNNNNNNNNNNNNNNNNNNNNNNNNNNNNNNNNNNNNNNNNNNNNNNNNNNNNNNNNNNNNNNNNNNNNNNNNNNNNNNNNNNNNNNNNNNNNNNNNNNNNNNNNNNNNNNNNNNNNNNNNNNNNNNAATAATTTTCACTATACTCAAGTCTTAATTTTTGAAggtccttttatttttttaaccaaatattttatataacaaaaaaaaaaactaatcaaccaattcttctcctcttcttttctttgagGCATTTCAGTCTAATTTTCATAatattgttttaaaatatttggaACAATTTATAATCTATTAGAAGTAATAAGTATCCAAACACACTATATCTATCGAATAAATTCACAactaatgaataaataaaaaatactctcACTACAAACCCGGCAGATGGCGGCGGTTGGAATCATGGATGGCGGCGGTTTTTTGACCGCCGCTAGACATTTTGCAACGGTTGTCTGACCGCTGCTAGTAAGGGCGCTGGTAAACCTTTAGCGGCGGTTTTTAACAACCGCCGGAATAACCGCTGCAAATCTGTTTTTAGCGTCGAAAACATTTCGCAGTGGTTATGAACCGCCGCTATCTTCCAGAACTGATTTTACGCAGATGTCGCGGCGGTTAGATAACCGCCgctatttaattttgttaaaatttcaGGCTATTGCGTCGTCCTATAGTAACCGCCGctaaaacttcaattttgttttgatttaaattgATTATTTGAATTGTGTTTTCATATCACCATCAATATTTAACAAATCTTTTAAATATATAATGTTACGTATAAAATTAACGGATTATGTTTGCAACTacagtaaaaaaaaataattgatttaAAACACAATGAAGTGGAATTCTATTCTGCTCAAAAAAATAATTGACTTATATCACAAACGAAAATAGTTAATAACAAATACTTCTCAAAGTATACTGTTCACAAAGGAAAAGAAATTGCAATTAAGATCCCTATTCTGCTCCACCCCCCAATGACTTAAGCTGTGCATCAATTTCAAGTGGCAAAGTATGTCCTTGCTGTTGGATGATGTATTTCACCAGGTTCTCCATGATCTGTATCTTTGCCTTGTCTTCTGCTTTTTCTGCCTTCAATTCTGTAATCTCCGCCTTTTGTTCTGCTGCCACTTCCTTCAATTCTGTAAGCTCTCTCTGATACTCCTCAATTTGCACTCTAGGGGTCGATTGTGGAGTATTATGAATAATTTCGCTTGGACATGGTCCAAAACCTAACCCCCGAACTCGTCCTGAATGCTCCTTTCCAAGGACTTGCGCAAGTGAATCAGTAGCAGAAATCTCCTTCGAGGTTTCACCTTGGCTCTCGATACTCTCAATCGCTTCCTACACACATACCAGAGTTAAGTTTAAGTGTTTTTGAAGTTAGCAACATGAATAGAGTAACACATGTAAATCATTCTTAACCACTACTTACTCCAACAACACGCGCATCATCATTCATATATGAGCCATCCCTTTTTTTATGAGTCATAATAAACATCTCTCCTCTACTGATGCGCCTTTGCTGTTTTTTCTCCTACAACCACATAAAAAATTTGCCCAATCATACATCTTACAAAAGAATATAACAAAGCAAAAATATATGTATCAAACATAATACACACATAATTACCTCTTCATCCCTTAGTCTTGCTGTTGTCTTAGAGCCCCCAGTGTGTGTATATAGTTGCTTCGACCGATTCTGAGAATTTTGTTTGCACATTTTCTATACATAAATACACAAATACATTTTATCATGCAATGAATTGTATAAAGTAATGATGCCTtcatagtgtcacagattttattttttaatctttgAAACTAATTCGAGAGATTTTTGGCTCTTTAATTATACCACtttctataaatattttattcaggtataaaaaatgttaaaaactGCAACATTAAATGGAGTACCAATTTAATATTACTTACCTTTGTAGATTCCTTCAAACGATAGTTAATGAACCATCTCTATTGTTGTGCATCTATTCCTGATGGGTTACGCTTGGCATTTACTTCGAAACTCTCTTTCTCGTCGTAAACCTTGTGAAACAAGTGGTTTCTTGCTTCCTTCCAGATTTTTCCCAACCTTTTAATCATTACCCGCTTTATTTTTCCCTTGTCATCCTCCTCATACAGGAAGGTGCGCTAAAAGTTTGAGACACAATGTGATGCACGTCCACAAATGCAAAAGTAAGAATTTGATCTGATTTTAATTAACataataaattctaaattttaatatcATACCTTAATTGTCTCATATGCATGTTCCTTTAAAGCTTTGTCCATTGTCTTCCAACTGTCTTCATTGATGGGAAAATGTTGAAAGTCATCACCCAGATTCCCTAGAAACCCACTCAATAATCCAGCTGCCTGACCGATCGGTTGCAACTCTTCATTAAACTCCAAAAGTATTTTTCTGCTAGGTGGAAGAACTATGGCCTCTCTGACGCTCAAACTCATCGTTCTTGTGATGCCATCatctaagaaacaaaatagaAGGATTAATTGCATTAGTGTTaccttaaaataaaaaaaaaaaaacaaagtccATCCAATTATGATTAAACAATGCAGACCAATGACAGATATTTTACCGCTTACAACAACATTCCAATAATCTGTATTCTTGCGACCGTTGGACTTGTTCCGGGGTACAGCTTCTTCTTCAGCATATAAGTCATCAACGTAATCATCCCATGAGTCAACCTCATCAGCCTCGGGATCATAATCTTCATCCTCCGAAGAACTTTCGGCAGTCTCAGCAACATGTTCAGTGGCAGCGTTGGAGATACAGTTGTACCGCGGTTTCTTAGGCATATTTTCAAACCTTCAAGCAAACTACTAACCCTTATTAGAGAGTAAAAACATACCAAAAGCCAATGATACAAatgtaattaatttaaaaattcagTGTAACTACACAAATTACATgccttaaataaaaatcacatctaTTATTGAAATTTTGCATATTAAAATGTCACCATAGATTTTACAACACGACAACCGTAGAAGGGAGCACACAAGATGAGCTTCCTAACAAGATTTTAAATCGGATGAGAAGTGcttgagaaaaaaatataatcaaaGATTGCAAACAAAGGTAGTTAAGGAAGGATTGTGATTTGGAGCACACCATTTATGATATGTTATTCACAGTTTTCTGAATATGTGTGTGTTCAAACATAAGTAAATTTCTTAGTAAATGGGTCTCACCGTATTTAAACAAGCATCCAGCAATACAGCAAACTCTCTATCTATCTTCTCTTCCTCGCTTTCTGCAAAGTATATATTCATGTGAATTTTGATGTCACAGGAAAAGAAGAAGTTCGGTAATTGATTTTTCATTCAAACCAGGTGATTCCTATGGTGCCTAAAAGGTGATGTCTAGTTTgcaaaaaaacttttaaaaatatttaattataaaaaaaaaataagtcaTTTTTAAATAGCTAAAatttaatctgaaaaataaatttGGTAAAATTTAGCCCCCGTAGAATTCACCTTGAATCTAATTTTCTGTCA from Arachis ipaensis cultivar K30076 chromosome B09, Araip1.1, whole genome shotgun sequence includes these protein-coding regions:
- the LOC107614665 gene encoding uncharacterized protein LOC107614665, whose protein sequence is MPKKPRYNCISNAATEHVAETAESSSEDEDYDPEADEVDSWDDYVDDLYAEEEAVPRNKSNGRKNTDYWNVVVSDDGITRTMSLSVREAIVLPPSRKILLEFNEELQPIGQAAGLLSGFLGNLGDDFQHFPINEDSWKTMDKALKEHAYETIKRTFLYEEDDKGKIKRVMIKRLGKIWKEARNHLFHKVYDEKESFEKMCKQNSQNRSKQLYTHTGGSKTTARLRDEEEKKQQRRISRGEMFIMTHKKRDGSYMNDDARVVGEAIESIESQGETSKEISATDSLAQVLGKEHSGRVRGLGFGPCPSEIIHNTPQSTPRVQIEEYQRELTELKEVAAEQKAEITELKAEKAEDKAKIQIMENLVKYIIQQQGHTLPLEIDAQLKSLGGGAE